A single region of the Paramicrobacterium fandaimingii genome encodes:
- a CDS encoding DUF3710 domain-containing protein: MILRKKKSDAAVEPELDDDAAADEAEETDDVEEVEVDPAEKSAPADREENGPFDETEANPIRPYIDLGGVKILPREGLNLRLEVEESSQRIVAVGLDYADSTLQVQPFAAPRGRGLWHETRDQIRDQIDKQGGTTQDVDGPFGRELVASVPVAAQGDSSKTRDARFIGVDGPRWFLRGVVAGAGAREGNAADKIDDLFRSIVVVRGGQAMPPRDLIPLKMPEQPGQST, encoded by the coding sequence ATGATCTTGCGCAAGAAGAAGAGCGACGCGGCGGTCGAGCCGGAACTCGACGACGATGCTGCCGCCGACGAAGCAGAGGAGACGGATGACGTCGAAGAAGTCGAGGTTGATCCGGCAGAGAAGTCGGCGCCCGCCGACCGAGAAGAGAACGGCCCCTTCGATGAGACGGAGGCGAACCCCATTCGCCCCTACATCGATCTCGGTGGCGTGAAAATTCTTCCCCGCGAAGGGCTCAACCTTCGACTCGAGGTTGAGGAATCGTCGCAGCGCATCGTCGCCGTCGGGCTTGACTACGCTGACTCGACCCTGCAGGTTCAGCCATTTGCCGCTCCTCGGGGGCGCGGGCTGTGGCACGAGACGCGTGACCAGATCCGGGACCAGATCGACAAGCAAGGCGGAACGACACAGGACGTTGACGGTCCGTTCGGACGGGAGCTCGTGGCCAGTGTTCCGGTGGCAGCTCAGGGTGACAGCTCGAAGACCCGCGACGCACGATTCATCGGAGTCGACGGGCCGCGCTGGTTCTTGCGCGGAGTCGTTGCCGGCGCTGGCGCACGCGAGGGGAACGCCGCAGACAAAATCGACGATCTCTTCCGCAGCATCGTTGTCGTTCGCGGCGGGCAGGCAATGCCGCCTCGAGACCTCATCCCGCTCAAGATGCCCGAGCAGCCGGGGCAGAGCACGTAA
- the acnA gene encoding aconitate hydratase AcnA, with product MSTVNSFGAKSTLTVGDSDYEIFRLDAVTGYEKLPFSLKILLENLLRTEDGANITKAHIDALGAWNPTAEPNTEIQFTPARVVMQDFTGVPCIVDLATMREAFVELGGDANKINPLSPAELVIDHSVIADVFGTAEALERNVEIEYERNGERYQFLRWGQSAFEDFKVVPPGTGIVHQVNIEYLARVTYTREVNGTVQAYPDTLVGTDSHTTMVNGLGVLGWGVGGIEAEAAMLGQPVSMLIPKVVGFKLTGDIPSGVTATDVVLTITEKLREHGVVGKFVEFYGSGVAAVPLANRATIGNMSPEFGSTAAIFPIDDVTLDYMRLTGRSEEQIALVEAYSKEQSLWHDPSVEPAFSEYLELDLSTVVPSIAGPKRPQDRIRLTEAKTQFEADLHNYADVTHDLVDLETSESFPASDPPGNTPEDEHVVHSHTHRSHTPRTASKPTKVERDGSDSFTLDHGAVAIAAITSCTNTSNPSVMLAAGLLARNAAAKGLEAKPWVKTTLAPGSKVVTDYYEKAGLTSDLEALGFYTVGYGCTTCIGNSGPLEDDISAAVNDSDLAVTAVLSGNRNFEGRINPDVKMNYLASPPLVIAYALAGSMNFDFDVDPLGTDADGNDVFLKDIWPDADEVQATIDSSISSDMFSHEYSGVFDGDDRWRSLPTPTGSTFEWNSESTYVRKPPYFDGMTLETTPVSNISGARVLAKLGDSVTTDHISPAGSIKADSPAGRYLSDHGIARRDFNSYGSRRGNHEVMIRGTFANIRLRNLLLTDVEGGFTRDFTQTDAPQETIYDASQRYQSAGTPLVILAGKEYGSGSSRDWAAKGTSLLGVHAVIAESFERIHRSNLIGMGVIPLQFPAGKTADDLGLDGTEVFAISGIEELNNGETPSTVHVTATASEHSAEGKQPVEFDADVRIDTPGEADYYRNGGILQYVLRSLAS from the coding sequence GTGTCCACGGTAAATAGCTTTGGAGCTAAGAGCACCCTGACAGTCGGTGACTCCGATTACGAGATCTTTCGCCTCGATGCCGTCACAGGCTACGAGAAGCTGCCATTCAGCTTGAAGATTCTCCTCGAGAACCTACTTCGCACTGAAGACGGTGCGAACATCACCAAGGCCCACATCGATGCCCTTGGCGCCTGGAACCCCACCGCGGAGCCCAACACAGAGATCCAGTTCACGCCCGCGCGCGTGGTTATGCAGGACTTCACAGGTGTTCCCTGCATCGTCGACCTCGCCACGATGCGTGAGGCATTCGTCGAGCTTGGGGGAGACGCGAACAAGATCAACCCGCTGTCGCCCGCAGAGCTCGTCATCGACCACTCGGTGATCGCCGACGTCTTCGGCACAGCTGAGGCGCTCGAGCGTAACGTTGAGATCGAGTACGAGCGCAACGGCGAGCGGTATCAGTTCCTTCGCTGGGGTCAAAGCGCATTCGAGGACTTCAAAGTCGTTCCGCCGGGAACCGGGATCGTTCACCAGGTGAATATCGAATACCTTGCGCGCGTGACGTACACGCGTGAGGTGAATGGCACCGTTCAGGCATACCCCGACACGCTTGTCGGAACGGACTCGCACACAACGATGGTGAACGGGCTCGGAGTACTGGGTTGGGGCGTCGGCGGAATTGAAGCCGAGGCCGCGATGCTCGGACAGCCGGTATCGATGCTGATCCCGAAGGTTGTGGGCTTCAAGCTCACGGGAGACATCCCTTCCGGAGTCACCGCAACCGACGTTGTTCTCACAATCACAGAGAAGCTTCGCGAACACGGTGTTGTCGGCAAGTTCGTCGAATTCTACGGGTCTGGCGTTGCCGCCGTTCCACTCGCGAACCGTGCCACCATCGGAAACATGAGCCCCGAGTTCGGGTCGACAGCTGCCATCTTCCCGATCGACGATGTCACGCTCGACTACATGCGACTGACGGGTCGCAGCGAGGAGCAGATCGCTCTCGTCGAGGCATATTCCAAGGAGCAGAGCCTTTGGCACGACCCGAGCGTCGAGCCCGCGTTCAGCGAGTATCTTGAGCTCGATCTCTCGACCGTCGTGCCGTCCATCGCTGGCCCGAAGAGGCCGCAGGACCGCATTCGCCTCACCGAGGCGAAGACGCAGTTTGAGGCCGACCTTCACAACTACGCTGACGTCACGCACGATCTCGTCGATCTCGAGACGTCGGAGTCATTCCCCGCATCGGATCCTCCGGGGAACACACCCGAAGACGAGCACGTTGTGCACAGCCATACTCACCGGAGCCACACGCCGCGCACAGCATCCAAGCCGACAAAGGTCGAGCGCGACGGCAGTGACTCGTTCACCCTCGATCACGGCGCTGTCGCCATCGCTGCGATTACGTCGTGTACGAACACATCGAACCCGTCAGTCATGCTTGCCGCGGGGCTTCTCGCCCGCAACGCTGCGGCAAAGGGCCTCGAGGCAAAGCCCTGGGTCAAGACGACGCTCGCACCGGGGTCGAAGGTTGTCACGGATTATTACGAGAAGGCCGGCCTCACCTCCGACCTCGAAGCCCTGGGGTTCTATACCGTGGGTTACGGTTGCACGACCTGCATCGGAAACTCAGGACCGCTCGAAGACGACATCTCTGCTGCCGTGAACGACAGCGACCTTGCCGTCACGGCGGTGCTCTCGGGAAACCGCAACTTCGAGGGGCGCATCAACCCCGACGTGAAGATGAACTATCTGGCGAGCCCTCCGCTCGTCATTGCCTATGCGCTTGCCGGTTCGATGAACTTCGACTTCGACGTTGACCCGCTCGGAACGGACGCCGACGGCAATGACGTCTTCCTGAAGGACATCTGGCCAGACGCCGATGAGGTGCAGGCGACGATCGACAGCTCAATCTCAAGCGACATGTTCTCGCACGAGTACAGCGGAGTGTTCGACGGCGATGACCGGTGGCGTTCGCTTCCGACGCCGACAGGCTCGACGTTCGAGTGGAACAGCGAGTCCACCTATGTGCGCAAGCCCCCGTACTTCGATGGCATGACCCTCGAGACAACGCCCGTGTCGAACATCTCGGGTGCTCGAGTTCTGGCCAAACTGGGCGATTCCGTCACGACGGACCACATCAGCCCCGCCGGCTCGATCAAGGCAGACAGCCCTGCAGGTCGGTACTTGAGCGATCACGGCATCGCGCGGCGCGACTTCAACTCGTATGGATCGCGTCGAGGCAACCACGAGGTGATGATCCGCGGAACCTTTGCGAACATCCGGCTTCGCAACCTCCTGCTCACCGACGTCGAGGGTGGGTTCACCCGCGACTTCACGCAAACGGATGCTCCACAGGAGACGATCTACGACGCATCTCAGCGTTACCAGTCGGCAGGAACCCCTCTCGTCATCCTCGCGGGCAAGGAATACGGTTCCGGCTCAAGTCGCGACTGGGCGGCGAAGGGAACAAGCCTCCTCGGAGTGCATGCCGTCATCGCCGAAAGCTTCGAGCGCATTCACCGTTCGAACCTGATTGGCATGGGTGTCATCCCGCTGCAGTTCCCTGCAGGGAAGACAGCCGATGATCTCGGACTCGACGGAACCGAGGTCTTTGCGATCTCGGGCATCGAAGAGCTCAACAACGGAGAGACGCCATCGACGGTGCATGTCACAGCGACGGCAAGCGAGCACTCCGCTGAGGGTAAGCAGCCTGTTGAATTTGACGCTGACGTGCGCATCGACACGCCGGGAGAAGCGGACTACTACCGCAACGGTGGAATTCTGCAGTACGTGCTTCGCAGCCTGGCTTCCTAA
- a CDS encoding alkaline phosphatase family protein, with product MTTMLPTEGSQARSLAALAPEFLATTQGRQGALGLTPVTSVVLVVIDGLGTSNLAERAGHARVLSANRGRSLRSPVPSTTAAALPTILTGRLPGEHGMLGYRVRDPDTGGLVNQLTGWDSIANPDAWQRSRTVFEQMTAISIGAVAVGPAKFAGSGFTQAVLRGSRYVSADTVAARVDAAAEIVSQKGPQFIYLYVPELDKIAHKHGWRSDRWLAALETVDSELARLHSLVGARRTGIIATADHGVVDVPASDQLLYDSVPGLLHDVESVGGEPRFLQLYTSESRAAEVAARWRDAYGDVAVIATRAEAIDAGWYGPVSPAVHPRIGNVLVAARTRVAFYDSAPGSASSRRMIGQHGSLSDEERSTPFIRLGAWAN from the coding sequence ATGACGACAATGCTACCGACCGAAGGCTCGCAGGCCCGGAGCCTTGCCGCACTTGCCCCCGAATTTCTTGCGACGACGCAAGGCAGACAGGGCGCTCTTGGGCTCACACCGGTGACGTCCGTCGTTCTCGTGGTCATTGACGGACTCGGAACGTCTAACCTGGCTGAGCGCGCCGGGCACGCCCGCGTTCTCTCGGCGAACCGCGGGCGATCGCTCCGTTCGCCGGTTCCCTCGACGACCGCTGCGGCGCTTCCCACCATCCTCACCGGACGTCTGCCCGGTGAGCACGGAATGCTGGGCTACAGAGTACGAGACCCAGACACCGGCGGCCTCGTGAATCAGCTGACAGGGTGGGACAGCATCGCCAATCCTGACGCCTGGCAGCGCTCGCGCACGGTGTTCGAGCAGATGACGGCGATCAGTATCGGAGCGGTTGCCGTCGGGCCGGCAAAATTTGCCGGGTCGGGTTTCACCCAGGCCGTTCTGCGTGGATCACGCTACGTGTCCGCCGACACCGTCGCCGCTCGGGTGGATGCTGCCGCAGAGATCGTGAGCCAGAAGGGCCCGCAGTTCATTTACCTGTACGTTCCCGAGCTTGACAAGATCGCCCACAAGCACGGATGGCGCAGCGACAGATGGCTTGCAGCCCTTGAGACGGTGGATTCAGAGCTGGCACGGCTGCACTCACTCGTCGGCGCGCGACGCACCGGAATCATTGCCACCGCTGATCACGGCGTCGTCGATGTTCCCGCGTCTGATCAGCTGTTGTACGACAGCGTTCCCGGACTTCTTCATGACGTCGAGAGCGTCGGGGGCGAGCCGCGTTTCCTGCAGCTGTACACGTCGGAATCTCGCGCCGCCGAGGTAGCCGCACGGTGGCGGGACGCATACGGGGATGTTGCTGTCATTGCCACTCGCGCTGAGGCAATCGATGCGGGATGGTACGGGCCGGTGTCGCCCGCTGTTCACCCACGAATCGGCAACGTGCTCGTTGCCGCGCGAACGCGTGTCGCCTTCTACGACAGTGCTCCGGGCTCTGCCTCCTCACGACGGATGATCGGCCAGCATGGCTCTCTGTCAGACGAGGAGCGCAGCACACCGTTCATTCGCCTCGGCGCGTGGGCGAACTGA
- a CDS encoding DUF3093 domain-containing protein encodes MTTYHERIWAAKWIPWALLLVIPATLLVLQPVSWLVGAITGPILYLACLVLWIVSAGTVEIRDGMLFAGRASINVEFLGEAEAIYADDAFAARGQELDPRAWLLIRGGVKDVVRVLVTDPDDPTPYWLLSTRSAQALAAAINDARRPTAQIEGE; translated from the coding sequence TTGACTACCTATCACGAACGCATCTGGGCCGCGAAGTGGATCCCGTGGGCACTTCTCCTCGTCATTCCAGCCACCCTGCTCGTGCTGCAGCCCGTCTCGTGGCTCGTCGGCGCAATCACCGGGCCGATTCTCTACCTCGCCTGCCTCGTCCTCTGGATTGTTTCGGCGGGAACTGTGGAGATTCGCGACGGGATGCTGTTCGCCGGGCGCGCGTCGATCAACGTCGAGTTTCTCGGCGAGGCTGAGGCGATCTACGCGGATGACGCGTTCGCCGCCCGCGGACAGGAGCTTGACCCGCGAGCGTGGCTCCTGATTCGCGGAGGCGTTAAGGATGTTGTGCGGGTGCTCGTCACAGACCCTGACGACCCCACGCCGTACTGGCTGCTCTCAACACGCTCCGCACAAGCATTGGCCGCCGCGATCAATGATGCGCGACGGCCAACGGCCCAAATTGAGGGCGAATAA
- the dut gene encoding dUTP diphosphatase gives MTESADIPIIAPQPPSYAHPFDAGADLVAAEAVRLEPGERALVGTGVSLALPEGFAAFIVPRSGLAAKHGITIVNSPGTIDSGYRGEIKVILLNTDAREAYSIAQGDRIAQMIVMPVTQARFVPVAELPDSARGASGFGSTGYEARQTGVES, from the coding sequence GTGACTGAAAGCGCAGACATACCTATTATCGCGCCCCAGCCTCCGAGCTACGCTCACCCCTTCGATGCCGGCGCCGATCTCGTCGCTGCCGAAGCGGTGAGGCTTGAGCCGGGGGAGAGGGCACTTGTCGGCACCGGGGTCTCCCTCGCACTTCCCGAGGGGTTCGCGGCATTCATCGTGCCTCGCAGCGGCCTCGCTGCGAAGCACGGAATCACGATTGTCAACAGCCCGGGGACGATCGACTCTGGGTACCGAGGCGAGATCAAAGTGATTCTTTTGAACACGGATGCTCGTGAGGCATACAGCATCGCCCAAGGCGACCGCATTGCTCAGATGATCGTCATGCCGGTCACACAGGCTCGGTTTGTGCCTGTTGCCGAACTGCCCGACAGCGCTCGAGGAGCATCGGGGTTCGGCTCAACCGGATACGAGGCACGCCAGACAGGAGTTGAATCATGA
- a CDS encoding DUF4193 domain-containing protein → MATDYDAPRKTEEDSDSIEALKERVPDKMSGTVDVEDADNPGGYDLPGADLSDVDLDVVVLPPQADEFTCVSCFIVKHRSQLDHQEKLGPVCRECAS, encoded by the coding sequence ATGGCAACGGATTACGACGCGCCCCGTAAGACGGAGGAAGACTCCGACTCCATTGAGGCACTCAAGGAGCGGGTTCCTGACAAGATGTCAGGTACGGTTGACGTCGAAGACGCCGACAATCCCGGCGGATATGACCTGCCGGGAGCAGATCTCTCAGACGTCGATCTTGACGTCGTTGTGCTGCCTCCCCAGGCAGATGAGTTCACCTGCGTGAGCTGCTTCATCGTGAAGCACCGTTCGCAGCTCGATCACCAAGAGAAGCTCGGCCCCGTGTGCAGGGAGTGCGCTTCCTGA
- a CDS encoding DUF3159 domain-containing protein — protein MNSDDTPSADEDAAPSDTLSAGIQKAAAKSSLSALGHAESLDARALIAAMGGIRGILEAVLPGLIFLVAYTVARQFADDDRNQLVLAIIAAGVVGVVFTLVRLIQRQTLMQSITGLVAIAVSAALAAITGKAEDFYLLGFWTNGIYLVALAVSVVVRWPIVGVIVGVLSGDGNGWRNDRALRRTYAGLTWMWVAMFAIRLAVELPLYFADNLVMLGTFKLVLGVPLYAPLLVVTWLVVTALRKRRAFAESEPDT, from the coding sequence ATGAACAGTGATGACACGCCATCGGCCGATGAGGATGCGGCACCGAGCGACACGCTGTCTGCGGGAATCCAGAAGGCCGCGGCGAAGTCATCACTGTCTGCATTGGGGCATGCCGAGTCACTCGACGCTCGAGCCCTCATTGCCGCTATGGGCGGCATCCGCGGCATCCTCGAAGCCGTTCTGCCCGGCCTGATATTTCTCGTCGCCTATACGGTGGCTCGGCAGTTCGCTGATGACGACAGGAATCAACTCGTCCTCGCGATCATCGCCGCGGGGGTGGTTGGCGTCGTCTTCACGCTCGTTCGCCTGATTCAGCGGCAAACCCTGATGCAGTCGATCACGGGACTCGTCGCGATAGCCGTCTCGGCGGCGTTGGCCGCCATAACGGGCAAGGCCGAGGACTTCTACCTTCTCGGATTCTGGACGAACGGGATCTACCTCGTCGCACTTGCCGTGTCCGTTGTGGTTCGCTGGCCCATCGTGGGCGTCATCGTCGGCGTTCTCAGCGGGGACGGCAATGGCTGGCGAAATGATCGCGCACTCCGACGCACGTACGCGGGGCTGACCTGGATGTGGGTTGCGATGTTTGCGATCCGCCTCGCCGTCGAGCTCCCGCTCTACTTCGCCGACAATCTCGTCATGCTGGGCACGTTCAAGCTTGTCTTGGGAGTGCCGCTCTACGCGCCACTTCTTGTCGTGACATGGCTCGTCGTCACAGCACTGCGCAAGCGGCGCGCATTCGCAGAGAGCGAGCCGGATACCTGA
- the sepH gene encoding septation protein SepH — translation MHDLKVIGVEDGALVAATEQGQRFRIVINEVLLSHLRPPKPAHSEERRLSPREVQAHIRSGLSAEEVADLTGVGAEYVRRFEGPVLAEREHIVGAALSVPVLSAIEVPGGDEPTFGAAIAARLEGLAATGERWTSWKDPGDGWIVKLSFTAATIDHDARWSYEPKKHTLAPLNQEAITLSKQGELPHGMIPRLRAVESDSRFDAEPPTPDESRFDSGAFRFRQTDGEDPKTIALLEPAALSPRHPSAASQAAINRGAGSEENAPSNQTADLLEALRKRRGQRESAPEPENADADEGDHDEHRGGEANTPLDFGSIAPEGQLDVDTAQPTDEKRSSGRSKRGRASMPSWDEIVFGARSDSDD, via the coding sequence ATGCACGATCTGAAGGTAATCGGGGTCGAGGACGGAGCGCTCGTCGCTGCCACGGAGCAGGGGCAACGCTTCCGTATCGTCATCAACGAGGTTCTGCTCTCCCACCTGAGGCCGCCGAAGCCCGCGCACTCCGAGGAGCGACGGTTGAGCCCTCGCGAGGTGCAGGCTCACATCCGCTCAGGCCTGTCTGCCGAAGAGGTCGCAGACCTCACCGGTGTGGGTGCCGAGTACGTGCGCCGATTCGAAGGCCCCGTTCTCGCTGAGCGTGAACACATCGTCGGGGCGGCGTTGAGCGTCCCCGTACTGTCTGCGATCGAGGTGCCCGGAGGTGACGAACCGACGTTCGGCGCCGCGATTGCAGCGCGCCTCGAAGGCCTCGCTGCGACAGGCGAACGCTGGACAAGTTGGAAAGACCCCGGAGACGGCTGGATCGTGAAGCTGTCGTTCACTGCTGCGACGATTGACCACGATGCTCGATGGAGCTATGAGCCGAAGAAGCATACGCTCGCTCCGTTGAACCAGGAAGCGATCACCTTGTCGAAGCAAGGCGAGCTTCCGCATGGAATGATCCCACGGCTTCGCGCTGTGGAATCTGACTCGCGCTTCGATGCCGAACCACCGACGCCAGATGAATCCCGATTCGACAGCGGCGCGTTCCGTTTTCGGCAGACCGACGGCGAAGACCCGAAGACAATCGCCCTGCTCGAACCAGCAGCGCTCTCGCCCCGTCACCCCTCGGCGGCGTCGCAGGCCGCGATCAACAGGGGCGCGGGTTCAGAAGAGAATGCCCCGTCGAACCAAACGGCTGATCTTCTTGAAGCGCTCCGCAAACGTCGCGGCCAGCGTGAATCTGCCCCGGAGCCCGAGAACGCTGATGCCGACGAAGGCGATCACGATGAGCACCGTGGCGGCGAGGCAAATACGCCACTCGACTTCGGTTCGATCGCCCCAGAAGGGCAGCTGGATGTCGACACAGCGCAGCCAACTGACGAGAAGCGATCGTCAGGGCGAAGCAAGAGAGGCCGCGCCTCAATGCCGTCGTGGGATGAAATCGTCTTTGGTGCGCGATCCGACTCTGACGACTGA